The Girardinichthys multiradiatus isolate DD_20200921_A chromosome Y, DD_fGirMul_XY1, whole genome shotgun sequence genome has a window encoding:
- the LOC124864209 gene encoding homeobox protein Hox-B4a-like isoform X2: MAMNSYLINSNYVDPKFPPCEEYSQSDYLPSHSPDYYSSQRQEPAAFRPDSIFHTEHHPHHPAHHQHQVEPPYTPCQRAPQPASVVTSPQGHTVLPAGLHTTTVSEQSHRCQSVTPSPPPPPPCGQTPRSQSASFTASSRKDPVVYPWMKKVHVNIVNSSYSGGEPKRSRTAYTRQQVLELEKEFHYNRYLTRRRRVEIAHTLCLSERQIKIWFQNRRMKWKKDHKLPNTKVRSGTNSTTSFQTLSASQNRSSEPL, translated from the exons ATGGCCATGAACTCCTATTTGATCAACTCCAACTATGTGGATCCGAAGTTCCCACCCTGCGAGGAATACTCACAAAGCGACTATCTGCCCAGTCACTCCCCGGACTATTACAGCTCCCAGAGGCAGGAGCCTGCTGCTTTTCGGCCGGACTCTATCTTCCACACCGAACACCACCCGCACCACCCGGCACATCACCAGCACCAGGTCGAGCCGCCGTACACGCCGTGCCAGCGTGCACCGCAACCCGCTTCAGTAGTGACGTCCCCCCAGGGTCACACCGTTCTCCCTGCCGGATTGCACACCACCACTGTGTCGGAGCAGAGTCACCGCTGTCAGTCGGTCACACCGAGCCCGCCTCCACCTCCACCCTGTGGTCAAACTCCTCGCAGCCAAAGCGCCTCTTTCACCGCGAGCAGCCGGAAGGACCCGGTGGTGTATCCGTGGATGAAGAAAGTGCATGTAAACATCG TCAATTCCAGCTACTCGGGTGGAGAGCCGAAGCGTTCGCGTACGGCTTATACACGCCAACAAGTCCTGGAGCTGGAGAAGGAGTTCCACTACAACCGCTATCTGACACGCAGGCGTAGGGTGGAGATTGCGCACACTCTGTGTCTGTCCGAGCGGCAGATAAAGATCTGGTTCCAGAACCGGaggatgaagtggaagaaggACCACAAGCTGCCAAACACGAAGGTCCGCTCCGGGACCAACAGCACCACAAGTTTTCAGACTCTGTCTGCTTCTCAGAACCGCTCCTCCGAACCTCTATAG